The Piliocolobus tephrosceles isolate RC106 chromosome 4, ASM277652v3, whole genome shotgun sequence genome contains the following window.
GAATCAGGGGGATTATCAAGATCATTGTTAGAATAAATTAATCTTACCACCTATATAGCACAAGTTTTCAAGCATATGTAAATGCTACTAATAACTAAGTAATTGcaccttgtttttctttaaactgtAACTCTCAAGTATGCTTCTACATAATTTTTTGATGGTAAAGTGTCTGCATGCTCAAAAAGCTTGAGAACATTAATGGAGAAGGAGGAGGTCTCGGGAGTGTGACAGAACAGGTTTACATGGCAGCTTCATTTAATTGGCAGAAGTGACTATGGGTCTTcaactctctgagcttcagtttgcaCATCCAAAAGCAAGGATATAATTCCATGAACCTTTCTACCTCAAGTCCACAAGGCAAAATAGCAAGATATTAACTGCCACTCTGATGACTACCAAATAAAAGGACAATTTATTAGGCCACTGGCCAGTATGGACACAATCGCCTCTTGGCATTTCTTATTATccacagaaaaagtaaaagtatacATGTAGAACAAAatgattgtattatttatttttttttgaatagtAACATGTAAGATCAATATTTGTCTTTAAAGATACTGCATAACTCATTCTTggaaaatgtcaaaaagaaaatgGTACAGTACGTTTTATCTACAACTTGAATCAAAAATTATTCTTGAAATATGTTCTTAATGGTTAGATGAAATGGTAATTAAATACAAATAGAGGTAATCATATACTCTCTCTCCATAAGGCTCCCAACTCCTTCAGTGAAGTCTAGTTCACCTAAAGTGACACTATTAATTCAATATTATAAGTTGATAAGCACATTAAATCAAAATACAGCAAGATTATTTTAAGAGTCTGACTGAAATGTCAGgatgagaaataaattaataaatattggttTCTAATGTTGGtaatgaaaacaaatatgttattttcagaaaataaatggtattccccattatatacaaattataaagGGATTATCTACAGTTACTCCACTGTAAcaactttttatatattgtattatagaACAAGCTTTTGAGATAACAAAGCAACACATCAGCAGTTTAATCaattgtctttctcttttaacAGGCTGGTCTACATTAGATTAGATATAAAAGGCCCAGGTATACTTGCGCTCGATCTTAGCCAAATGGCTAAGAAACATCCAGGTACATTTAAATCAGTGACAAAAGGAAACACTATCCcttaataaaattacataaaataggaAACATCTCTTACTTTAAGAGCAACCATGGTACTTGTTCCTATGGTGAAAACTGATGTTATCTTGATTAGTTAATTATTCATCCCAACACCTGGCCTTGCTCCCTTTTCCACCTCTAGCTATGTTAACACTAGAGTTCAATAATTTGCTGATAAAGAATCTTAACTGCAGTATCTAACAGCTCTTAGTGATTAAGCATATGACTTACCCTTTGATTGCACAGATAAGTAAACTGAGGCCAAAAGAACTAAGGTATcttattaaaaatcagaaagctAGTTAGTTGAAAAGCCCACCTGTCCTTCCTGCCCACGTCTCACCAGAAAAACAGCAATAGTGAAAAGTCAGCTCTGTTTTTAATGGGCCACTTTGTGTATTTTCACTGTTAAAATAATGGAAGAGGATATTAGTCATATATGAAGATCCTTTAGATATAATGTGTAGGACCAGCGTTAATTTAATCAACCAGGTCTCCTCTCATTGAATTATTAATTCATAATTACAAAGATGACATTACAGTAAATTAAGAAATACTGTAATTTCATTCTCTCCCAAAAAGTATACACTGAACTTTGGTGATTCACTGTTATATTTTCAACTAGTAAATCAATGTGCCAATTCTGGGGTTTAGGCGTATTGTATATACTCGAATGAtactcattttaattaaatttgttttgagatgtagAAGGTAATACAGATCCTACgtgtttttaaaagttcacatcaatttcaagcttttaaaaatgtatgtacacaagaaagcttcttttgcaatttatatgtttataaatgtttCCATTAGCTAAGATATATTTTGGAATGTGATCAAACAATATTGAATTTGACGTTAAGTCTTAACAGCAAGGCTGGTCTAAGGAATTCCCTCTAAGCTATATCTGATATTTCTCATATGTGGCTACTGCTCTTTTAAACTACTGTGTCCCTAAAGGgctgaaaggaagaaaatcctaacTTAACAAGTTAAGACAGCAAGGCATAGTATTTGAATGGCTACCTTTCATTTTAACTCTACTTCCTAAATTCAAAATTGGATTTGGGTTTGTTTCAAGTTGTTCACAATTTACTAACGAAATATGCATCTCTCATTCTTCCCCCAAAAGAAAGAAGTCATCCACTCCAGCTACATATAAGTCTCCAATTTCTTTCTTACAACTAAACGTGAAAACCGAAATACcactcattgaaaaaaaaatgtatagagaaTTGGCAGGCTGCATGTTTACGTGAACCTTCAGAAAACATGGTAACAAGCAGCCCCAACTCACCAGGAAAATCAACAATTGTGATCAAACTATTTTGtgacattttatgtattttatacatttcacTTCATATCCAGTATTCCAGTTTTGCACCGGCTTGCCTGTATCAACCCCAAATCACCTAAGAGTAATCTAGTACTGTAGCAGAACAGTTTCAAAGCTCATTGCCTGTGGCGTGGTCTTCCAAACAGCTGAATCAAACATTGATTCCCCTCCCCCCGCTATTTAAAACCGAGGGACGTCAGGCTTCGGTTGTGGGTAAAGAAAAGCCACAAtaatcaaacaaacaagcaaccaAAATACCCGAACACGGAACACGCTAAGAACAAAGGAAACACAAGCGTGTGAACAGGAAATGAAGCAACTCTATACACATAAATACCTTCTGGAGCCGCCAACGTAGGTAAAAGTAAAGGTGGAGTCTGAgtatctgaaatctgaaacagaaaGTCCTGTTAAAAGCTACCCATGGAGTGGATTTGTTTTAACCCCGACCATGACTTGGGCCCCCCATTTGGTGGAGTCAGGGGAGGCCTGGCCGGGCGGGGGGCGAGGGCTGGAGGGCGGCTAGGTACCCTCTCCGCGCCGCGTCCCAGGGGATGCGGCGGGCCCCGGACTGGGTGCAGCTGGAGGCCGCCCCCCGCAACAAGTGCCGGGTGCCATGGCAACGGCGGGAATTTCCCGGTCAGGGAGGCCGGAAGCAGCACCCGCCGGGCTCACGGCAGCGAAAGCAAAATCCGATCTCTCTCACGGGCGAGCAAAATGGACGAAAGGCGACCCCCAGGAAGGGGCGCTGGGTGCCTTGGGAATCCGAGGAATCCCTTCTCTTTGCTAGTCGGAGGGGACTAGAGGGCGCCGAAGAGGCCGAAGATCGGCCGAGCGCTGCCCCCAGGGGTCGAGGGCGCCGAGCGCAGCTGACGAGCGCAGCGCAGCGCAGCGGGCTCCCTTCCCAGCCGCCGCCGCTCAGCCCATTGCGCAAACCCGGCGGATCCAACCAACCCCGCTCTGCCGCtgctgctggaacccaggaggcgtgcTTGGAGGTTTCGGGCACTACGCGGGACTGGAAATACCACGTACTGTCCTTTCGCCTAGACCCCCGCTCGGGCCACGCGGGTTCTGCCCTCAAAGCTGGTGGCTGTTCCagacttgggggtggggggaggggaaggggagaggctGGCGCCCCCTCCCCCATTTAGCTTCCGCGGTCGTTGCAGCAGCTGTTGCCAAATGAACCCCAGAATGGGGACGTGCAACGcttcaccccacccccagccacacACGTCGCGGTCAGAAAACTGGGAAGGGGGCGCTGGATCCAAGGTTCTGGAAAAGCAAGAACTCACCTGC
Protein-coding sequences here:
- the LOC111541658 gene encoding uncharacterized protein LOC111541658, with amino-acid sequence MRRAPDWVQLEAAPRNKCRVPWQRREFPGQGGRKQHPPGSRQRKQNPISLTGEQNGRKATPRKGRWVPWESEESLLFASRRGLEGAEEAEDRPSAAPRGRGRRAQLTSAAQRSGLPSQPPPLSPLRKPGGSNQPRSAAAAGTQEACLEVSGTTRDWKYHVLSFRLDPRSGHAGSALKAGGCSRLGGGGRGRGEAGAPSPI